From Calditrichota bacterium, one genomic window encodes:
- a CDS encoding 3-hydroxybutyryl-CoA dehydrogenase, which yields MPTFKTVAVLGAGTMGTGIAQLCAQAGSTVLLFDAFPDALKRAPQRIEKDLAKGVELGKVSKEFAADTLKRIQTVNLFEECKEADLIVEAVSESLDLKVELFGQLDEHVSGECVLATNTSSLSVTQIAAKTKHPHRVCGMHFFNPATRMKLVEVVAAHQTDKSVIERIVAYAVELERTPVVTKDTPGFIVNRVARPYYGEALRALGEGLADHITIDRIMREGGGFKMGPFQLMDLIGIDINFAATSTVWESYFRDSRYRPHPIQKQMVDAGHLGKKSGRGFYDYSAEKG from the coding sequence ATGCCAACTTTCAAAACCGTGGCCGTACTCGGTGCGGGCACGATGGGCACCGGTATCGCCCAGCTCTGTGCTCAAGCCGGAAGTACGGTCTTACTCTTTGATGCTTTTCCCGACGCCCTGAAACGCGCGCCGCAAAGAATCGAAAAAGACCTTGCCAAAGGAGTTGAACTCGGCAAAGTCTCCAAAGAGTTTGCGGCCGATACGCTGAAACGAATTCAGACCGTCAATCTTTTCGAAGAGTGCAAGGAAGCCGATCTAATTGTCGAAGCCGTCTCCGAGTCGCTGGACTTGAAAGTCGAGCTCTTTGGACAGCTTGACGAGCACGTCAGCGGCGAGTGCGTCCTCGCCACGAACACCAGTTCGCTTTCAGTGACTCAAATCGCCGCCAAGACCAAACATCCGCACCGCGTATGCGGCATGCATTTCTTCAATCCCGCGACGCGCATGAAACTGGTCGAAGTGGTCGCAGCGCATCAAACTGACAAAAGTGTGATCGAGCGCATTGTCGCCTATGCCGTCGAACTCGAAAGAACGCCCGTCGTGACCAAGGACACGCCGGGCTTTATCGTAAACAGAGTTGCTCGTCCCTACTACGGCGAAGCTCTGCGTGCGTTAGGTGAAGGACTTGCCGATCACATTACAATTGACCGCATCATGCGCGAGGGCGGAGGCTTCAAAATGGGGCCGTTCCAATTGATGGACTTGATTGGCATTGACATCAATTTCGCCGCGACGAGTACCGTGTGGGAATCCTATTTCCGTGACAGCCGCTACCGTCCGCACCCGATTCAAAAGCAAATGGTCGACGCCGGACACTTAGGCAAAAAGTCCGGCCGCGGCTTCTACGATTACTCAGCAGAAAAAGGATAA
- a CDS encoding ankyrin repeat domain-containing protein, producing MIRYVLLSVLGMVAVAAAIHPTEPNICEAAKNGNMEAVKWFLENGSNVNDVCDHGYTALHWAANGAHNEIVQMLLTKGAEVNAVNDDGFAPIHNAAMGGDSMTVRMLVDHGAFLYLMDNNQMTPLCLSALRDNFAAAKALIAAGADVNFVNENKWTPMRVAQYKKNYEFAEMLKAHGAKE from the coding sequence ATGATCCGTTACGTCCTTTTGAGTGTGCTTGGAATGGTGGCCGTTGCCGCCGCAATTCATCCGACTGAACCGAATATCTGCGAAGCCGCAAAAAACGGCAACATGGAAGCCGTGAAGTGGTTTCTCGAAAACGGTTCCAACGTCAACGACGTTTGTGACCACGGCTACACGGCTTTGCATTGGGCCGCCAACGGCGCACACAACGAAATAGTCCAGATGTTGCTGACGAAGGGTGCGGAAGTCAACGCCGTCAACGACGACGGATTTGCTCCCATTCACAACGCGGCGATGGGGGGTGACAGCATGACCGTGAGAATGTTAGTCGATCACGGTGCATTTCTCTATCTGATGGACAATAACCAAATGACGCCGCTCTGTTTGTCGGCTCTGCGTGACAATTTTGCAGCCGCAAAGGCTCTCATCGCCGCCGGAGCCGACGTCAATTTCGTCAATGAGAACAAGTGGACGCCCATGCGCGTCGCACAATACAAAAAGAACTACGAGTTCGCCGAAATGCTCAAAGCACACGGCGCGAAAGAATAG
- a CDS encoding DNA alkylation repair protein gives MTANEKFARDAVRLLRAVERRNRPPEGYLGTEKYELLGVYKKDLEHIGKELMQNLPGDWIGALNLLRASNVFEAKTLALDIAVRKKKEFQKNHWTNFSKWLDDCEGWAMVDGLCCDVLSLFITKWPDLIDKSATWSRSKNLWKRRASIVLVVRPVRTGQFADELFVRMSDLAGDHDPMIYKAVSWGLRSAIATQREEVESFLQDHEQVLKPAVIREVRTKLDTGRKNIVVKKTKAEN, from the coding sequence CGAGACGCAGTCCGCCTGCTGCGCGCGGTCGAGCGGCGCAACCGCCCCCCCGAAGGCTACCTCGGCACGGAAAAATACGAATTGCTCGGCGTCTATAAAAAAGACCTCGAGCACATTGGCAAGGAATTGATGCAGAACTTGCCCGGTGACTGGATCGGCGCGCTCAATCTGCTCCGCGCATCCAATGTCTTCGAGGCGAAAACGCTCGCACTCGATATCGCCGTCCGCAAAAAGAAAGAGTTCCAAAAGAATCACTGGACCAATTTCAGCAAGTGGCTCGACGATTGTGAAGGGTGGGCGATGGTGGATGGACTGTGCTGCGACGTGCTGAGTTTATTCATCACCAAATGGCCCGACCTGATTGACAAATCCGCCACGTGGTCGCGTTCCAAAAATCTCTGGAAGCGCCGCGCATCCATCGTTCTCGTTGTCCGCCCCGTCCGTACGGGACAATTTGCCGATGAGCTCTTCGTTCGTATGTCCGATTTGGCCGGCGATCACGATCCGATGATCTACAAAGCCGTGTCGTGGGGACTGCGCTCCGCGATTGCAACCCAGCGCGAAGAAGTGGAGAGCTTTTTGCAAGATCATGAACAGGTACTGAAACCTGCAGTAATACGCGAAGTTCGCACGAAACTCGACACCGGTCGAAAAAACATTGTCGTAAAGAAGACCAAAGCTGAGAATTGA